From Triticum aestivum cultivar Chinese Spring chromosome 4A, IWGSC CS RefSeq v2.1, whole genome shotgun sequence, a single genomic window includes:
- the LOC123088268 gene encoding uncharacterized protein — protein MATAALRFPPCLSSRAAPTTTAATCTRRTASATLRVAAQPESASASAPTSTPDAPPEFSPPAGFAPPVPKRFAVKDGQLASVAGAALALPFRLGTGLFVLGYSVSLVSADKIPPDQYSLEFLGLKVKETSKIDQCRRPEKPIEIYEFEGCPFCRKVREMVSVLDLDVLFYPCPQKGPTFRPKVLEMGGKKQFPYMVDPNTGVAMYESDAIIKYLADTYGDGTVPIMLSLGLFTTITAGLAMIWRVWKGSSYTVSKLPPQPIEIWAYEGSPFCKIAREALVELELPHLLHSCARGSPKRQEIFKKHGLFQAPYIEDPNTGVKMFESAEIVEYLRATYSLYPQYQNL, from the exons ATGGCCACGGCGGCGCTCCGCTTCCCGCCCTGCCTCTCCTCGCGCGCCGCGcctaccaccaccgccgccacctgcACCCGGAGGACGGCGTCAGCCACCCTCAGGGTCGCCGCGCAGCCCGAGTCCGCCTCCGCCTCTGCCCCCACCTCCACGCCCGACGCGCCGCCGGAGTTCTCGCCTCCGGCAGGGTTCGCGCCTCCGGTGCCCAAGCGCTTCGCGGTCAAGGATGGCCAGCTCGCCAGCGTCGCCGGCGCGGCCCTCGCCCTGCCTTTCCGCCTCGGCACCGGCCTCTTCGTCCTAGG ATACTCGGTATCACTAGTCTCCGCTGACAAAATACCCCCAGACCAATACTCTCTGGAATTTCTAG GTCTGAAGGTGAAGGAGACCTCAAAGATAGATCAGTGCCGTCGACCAGAAAAACCTATCGAGATATACGAGTTTGAAGG ATGTCCATTTTGTCGAAAG GTGAGAGAGATGGTATCCGTGTTGGACCTTGATGTTTTATTTTACCCCTGTCCTCAAAAGGGGCCAACATTTCGTCCAAAGGTTTTAGAGATGGGTGGGAAGAAACAGTTCCCTTACATG GTGGATCCAAACACCGGAGTTGCCATGTATGAATCAGATGCCATTATAAAATACCTTGCGGACACATACG GTGATGGAACTGTCCCGATTATGCTATCGCTTGGTCTATTTACG ACAATAACAGCAGGGCTTGCTATGATTTGGCGTGTATGGAAG GGATCTTCCTACACTGTTTCAAAGCTTCCACCCCAGCCGATAGAGATCTGGGCATACGAG GGATCTCCTTTCTGTAAAATAGCACGAGAGGCCCTTGTTGAATTGGAGTTGCCACACCTGCTACACAG TTGTGCTCGTGGCAGCCCCAAGCGACAGGAAATTTTCAAGAAACATGGCCTTTTCCAG GCGCCTTATATCGAGGATCCTAACACGGGGGTCAAGATGTTCGAAAGCGCTGAGATCGTAGAGTACCTAAGGGCAACATATTCACTCTATCCTCAGTACCAAAATCTCTGA